The DNA region GACTCGAAGTCGTAGCTCGAGGTCGCGTATAGAGCCATCACACCCAATGATATAAAATACATAGTGAATTACTCCAATCAATACATCGATTGCTATAGTAGTTATAGTTTCGGCATCAGGGCGAATTATCTGCCCAGAACGCCCGCTCCGCTCGAGCCACGATCGACTGAATCGGTTCGCCGGTTTCGGCAGCGACGGCCGCGGCGTCGTCGTATTCCGCGCTCACGTCGTAGACATCGCCGGCCTCGTCGCTGGCCACCTTGACCGTCACCTCGTAGGCGTCGCCGCCGACTTCGAGCGTCACCGTCTCGAACGCCCGCCGAGCGACCCAGCGGTGGGTGACGCCGGCGTCGCGGATCCCGAGGGTTCCCGTCTCCTCGGCGAGTTGCCGGGCGACGCGTTCCCTGTCGGCGGGTCTGCAGATCACCTTGACCAGGTGGCCCGGCCGGGACTTCTTCATCGTAACCGGGACGACGGAGACGTCGCGCGCGCCCGCGTCTGAGAGCGTCTCCTGGAGACCGCCGAGCACTTCGGGGGTCGCGTCGTCGAGGTTCGTTTCGAGGACGGCGATGTCCTCGCGCTGGAGGCTTCCGCGAGTCGTCCCGACCAGCGCGCGGAGGACATTCGGGTGTGGATCGAGGTCGTAGCCACCGGCGCCGTAGCCTGCGTCTTCGATGGTCATCGTCGGCAGGGTCTCGACCCCCTCGGCGACGTGGGCCAGGATAGCAGCCCCCGTCGGCGTCAGGAGTTCCGCTTCGACCGGGCCACCGGAGAGCTCCCAGCCGGCCCGCTCCGTGATCTCGAGGACGGCCGGGGCGGGGACCAGGTACTCGCCGTGGCTCATCGTGACGGTGCCGCCGCCGGCCGAGATGGGCGTCGTGACGACGCGATCGACCTCGAGGTCGTGTATCAGTAGGACGGCACCGACGACGTCCGCGATGGCGTCGTCGGCGCCCACCTCGTGGAAGTGGATCGACTCGAGGTCGGTTCCGTGGACGCTCGCTTCGGCCTCTCCGAGCCGTTCGAAGATGGCGAGGGCGTCGGCTTCGACCGCATCCTCGAGATCCATGTTTCGGACAATGTCGCAGACCTCGAGGTAGCTCCGGTGGGGGCCGTGGCCTTCGGCGTGGACGTGACCGTCGTCTCCATGGTTGTGGTCGTGGTCGTCGTCTCCGTGGTCGTGGCTGTGATTGTGGCCGTTACCGTGGCTGTGATTGTGATCGTGACCATGGCCATTATCGGCGGCGTGACTGTGCTCGTCTTCTTTGCCGTGGTGATGGTGACCGCCCGTAACCTCACTTCCCGAACCTTGCTCGTGCACACCGTCGTCCTTATGCTCGTCCCCGCGCTCTCTATCGTCGTGACGGGCCGCCCCGAGGTGGGCGTCCTGGCTGCTGGAGGTGGGGATCACGACGTCGACTGCCGTCGCGTGAATCCCACACTTCGAGGTGTGCCCGATACGATACTCGACGTCGAGCGCGTCCTCGATGGGCTCGAGGGCCGCCCGGTCGGCCCCGGCGGCGAGCAGGGCGGCGAGCAGCATGTCGCCGCTGGCGCCCATCCGGCCGTCGAAAGCGAGCAGTCTCCTGGTCATAGCTAGGACGGCGGGCAGCGTGACCAAAAACCCACGCACTCCCACGCAGGGAAAGGCCGTCGTTCCGTCTCGGAAAACGACCGATGCCGGTACATCTATGTAGCTCCCTGACTCAGTCTCATATGACAGGCGCTAGCACAGGTGCGTTCGCGGTTCGATGCGTCTGCTGTGAGCAAAACACCTATCCGACACCGAGTCGGAGTCAGGAACATCCCCGTCTACCCCAAACCATGAACGAAGTGCAACTGGAGGTCGCGAAAGCGTACCCGAACGACTCGGGCCGCGGCATCGCCCGTCTCGACCCGGACACCTTGCTTCACCTGAAGCTGAGTCCGGGCGACATCATCGAGATCGAAGGGTCGGAGACGACCGCTGCGAAGGTCTGGCGTGCGGACCGTCAGGACTGGAACACGGATACCGTCCGCATCGACGGGTTCACCCGCCAGAACGCCGACGTCGGCATCGGCGAACGCGTCACGATCCGGAAGGCCGAGGCCACGAAGGCGAACACGCTGGTGCTCGCTCCCCCGGAGGAGGCCTCCGTCCAGTTCGGCTCCGACGCCGCCGGCATGGTGAAACGCCAGATCCTCAAGCGGCCGGTCGTCGGTCACGACATCGTCCCCGTGATGAGCTCGACGAACCACCCGTTCATGCGCTCGCCGGGCCAGGCGATCCCGCTGATCGCCGTCGAAACCGATCCCGAGGGCGTCGTCCTCATCACCGAGGACACCGACGTCGAACTCCGCGAGGAGCCCATCTCGGGCTTCGAGAAGACCGGCGGCGGGATCACCTACGAGGACATCGGTGGGTTGCAAAACGAGATCCAGCGCGTCCGCGAGATGGTCGAGCTGCCGATGAAACACCCCCAGATCTTCAAGAAACTGGGGATCGAGCCCCCGCAAGGGGTGCTCCTGCACGGCCCGCCGGGGACGGGCAAGACGCTGCTCGCGAAGGCCGTCGCCAACGAGACCTCCGCCAGTTTCTTCTCCATCGCCGGCCCCGAGATCATCTCGAAGTACTACGGCGAGTCCGAACAACAGCTCCGCGAGATTTTCGAGGACGCCAGCGAGGAGTCCCCCGCGATCATCTTCATCGACGAACTCGACTCAATCGCCCCCAAGCGCGAGGACGTCACCGGCGAGGTCGAACGCCGCGTCGTCGCCCAGTTGCTGACTATGATGGATGGCCTCGAGGCTCGCGGTCAGGTCATCGTCATCGCCGCGACCAACCGCGTCGACAGCGTCGACCCTGCCCTCCGTCGGCCCGGTCGGTTCGACCGCGAGATCGAGATCGGCGTCCCGGACGAGGTCGGCCGCGAGGAGATCCTGCAGATCCACACCCGCGGGATGCCCCTCTCCGACGACGTCAACCTCTCGCACCTGGCCGACGAGACCCACGGCTTCGTCGGCGCGGACATCGAGAGCCTGACCAAAGAATCCGCGATGAAGGCCCTGCGGCGGTACCTCCCGGAAATCGACCTGGACGAAGAGGACATCCCGCCGAGCCTGATCGACCGGATGATCGTCAAGCGCGAGGACTTCCGCGGCGCCCTCGCCGAGGTCGAACCGTCGGCGATGCGGGAAGTCCTCGTCGAGTTGCCGAAGGTCAGCTGGGACGACGTCGGCGGTCTCGACGAGGCGAAAGACCAGGTCAAGGAGTCCGTCGAGTGGCCCCTGCGCGAGCCACAGAAGTTCGAGCGGATGGGCATCGACCCACCCGCAGGCGTCTTGCTGTACGGGCCGCCGGGCACCGGAAAGACGCTCATGGCGAAGGCCGTCGCCAACGAGACTAACGCCAACTTCATCTCCGTGCGCGGCCCGCAGTTGCTCAGCAAGTGGGTCGGCGAGTCCGAGAAGGCGATCCGTCAGACCTTCCGGAAGGCCCGGCAGGTCTCCCCGACGGTGATCTTCTTCGACGAACTCGACTCGCTCGCCCCAGGCCGCGGCGGCGAGGTTGGGTCGAACGTCTCCGAACGAGTCGTCAACCAGCTACTGACCGAACTCGACGGCCTCGAGGAGATGGAGGACGTGATGGTGATCGGCGCGACGAACCGGCCGGACATGATCGACCCCGCCCTCCTCCGGTCGGGTCGCTTCGACCGACTGGTCATGCTCGGCGAGCCCAACACCGAGGGTCGCGAACGGATCCTCGAGATCCACACCGACGACACGCCCCTGGCCGCGGACGTCAGCCTGCGCGAGA from Natronosalvus rutilus includes:
- the larC gene encoding nickel pincer cofactor biosynthesis protein LarC produces the protein MTRRLLAFDGRMGASGDMLLAALLAAGADRAALEPIEDALDVEYRIGHTSKCGIHATAVDVVIPTSSSQDAHLGAARHDDRERGDEHKDDGVHEQGSGSEVTGGHHHHGKEDEHSHAADNGHGHDHNHSHGNGHNHSHDHGDDDHDHNHGDDGHVHAEGHGPHRSYLEVCDIVRNMDLEDAVEADALAIFERLGEAEASVHGTDLESIHFHEVGADDAIADVVGAVLLIHDLEVDRVVTTPISAGGGTVTMSHGEYLVPAPAVLEITERAGWELSGGPVEAELLTPTGAAILAHVAEGVETLPTMTIEDAGYGAGGYDLDPHPNVLRALVGTTRGSLQREDIAVLETNLDDATPEVLGGLQETLSDAGARDVSVVPVTMKKSRPGHLVKVICRPADRERVARQLAEETGTLGIRDAGVTHRWVARRAFETVTLEVGGDAYEVTVKVASDEAGDVYDVSAEYDDAAAVAAETGEPIQSIVARAERAFWADNSP
- a CDS encoding CDC48 family AAA ATPase: MNEVQLEVAKAYPNDSGRGIARLDPDTLLHLKLSPGDIIEIEGSETTAAKVWRADRQDWNTDTVRIDGFTRQNADVGIGERVTIRKAEATKANTLVLAPPEEASVQFGSDAAGMVKRQILKRPVVGHDIVPVMSSTNHPFMRSPGQAIPLIAVETDPEGVVLITEDTDVELREEPISGFEKTGGGITYEDIGGLQNEIQRVREMVELPMKHPQIFKKLGIEPPQGVLLHGPPGTGKTLLAKAVANETSASFFSIAGPEIISKYYGESEQQLREIFEDASEESPAIIFIDELDSIAPKREDVTGEVERRVVAQLLTMMDGLEARGQVIVIAATNRVDSVDPALRRPGRFDREIEIGVPDEVGREEILQIHTRGMPLSDDVNLSHLADETHGFVGADIESLTKESAMKALRRYLPEIDLDEEDIPPSLIDRMIVKREDFRGALAEVEPSAMREVLVELPKVSWDDVGGLDEAKDQVKESVEWPLREPQKFERMGIDPPAGVLLYGPPGTGKTLMAKAVANETNANFISVRGPQLLSKWVGESEKAIRQTFRKARQVSPTVIFFDELDSLAPGRGGEVGSNVSERVVNQLLTELDGLEEMEDVMVIGATNRPDMIDPALLRSGRFDRLVMLGEPNTEGRERILEIHTDDTPLAADVSLREIAEITEGYVGSDLESIGREAAIEALREDDDADIVEMRHFRKAMENVRPTINEDILEYYDQIEQQFKGGGNRVEPGTGRRGSRIGFQ